The window GGCGGCCGAGCAGTTCGGCACCAATATCCGTGCGACGGTCGCCACGACGGTCCCCAATTTCGTCCGCGGTTCGGTCGTCCCCATCACCTCAAGTTTCATGCTCCTCAAAGAGAGCATGGGGGTTCTGGGATCAGCGGCTATCGTGGGGACGGTGACGTTTGCGATCGCGTTGGTCGCGTTGTATTACACGCGGGAGACGTTTCATGAGGATCTGGATTATATAGAAGCGTGATATCTACTTTTCTGTTTGCTCAGAAAAGTAGATAGAAGTTATTAAAATTGGATCATTCCGTCTACCGGAGAAGAAGCCGTCGCATACGGACGTTTCGGAATCCGCCCCGCCATATAACTGAGTCTCCCCGCGATGACCGCGTGTTTCATCGCCTCGGCCATCGCGATCGGATCTTTCGCCTGGGCGATCGCCGTATTGGTCAAAATCCCATCCGCTCCAAGCTCCATTGCCGCCGCCGCATCCGAAGCGCATCCGATCCCCGCATCGACGATCACGGGGACCTTGACCGCTTCGCGGACAAACACGATGTTATAGCGGTTTTGTACCCCTAGCCCCGAGCCGATCGGTGCGGCCAGCGGCATGATGGCATGGGCTCCCGCATCTTCGAGGCGGCGTGCCATGATCGGATCATCCGAGGTATAGGCCATGATCGTAAAGCCATC of the Sulfuricurvum sp. IAE1 genome contains:
- a CDS encoding thiazole synthase, which codes for MHTLQIGKYTLGSRLIVGSGKYDSFETTKAATLASGSELITVAVRRLNITNPNEPNLRDTFAGTNVKFLPNSAGCTTAEEAITLFRLTREATGIDLIKLEVIGDTQKTLYPDVLETIKACEVLAKDGFTIMAYTSDDPIMARRLEDAGAHAIMPLAAPIGSGLGVQNRYNIVFVREAVKVPVIVDAGIGCASDAAAAMELGADGILTNTAIAQAKDPIAMAEAMKHAVIAGRLSYMAGRIPKRPYATASSPVDGMIQF